The Crocosphaera sp. UHCC 0190 DNA segment CTGTACACCTGTACTTATAGGAGATGTGGAAACCGGAAACATCGCGGCCCTTCATGCGGGGTGGCGCGGTACAGCGCAAAGAATTGTCCCAGAAGCGATCGCCCGTTTGCAAGTATGGGGGAGTTCTTTGGAAAATTTACGCATTGCTTTAGGGCCTGCCATTAGTGGAGAGGTTTACCAAGTCTCGATTGAGGTGGCGGCTGAGGTTGGGGCGAGTTTGTTTAAAAAAGAGGAAATCGATGGTTTAGAGAGCATTTTAACGCCATTGCAAGCTGTGTCTGCACCGCCAATATTGCCTGATCCAGAAGTGGGTAAAGTTCGCTTAGATGTGCGACGGGTCAATCAATTACAATTAGAACAATTGGGCATTGAACCAGAACAAATTGCGATCGCCCCTTATTGCACCTATCAATCTCCGTCTCATTTCTTTTCCTATCGACGAACTCAAGAAAAAAAGGTTCAATGGTCAGGAATTGTTAAAGATTGTTAAAGGGAAAGGGGGGAATTAAGGAATAGGGAAGAGGGAAGGTGTATTAATTTATTGTTCATCATTGATAAGGTTAAAGATGCAAACACAACCAACGGTTAATTCTTTTAATTTAGGCAGAATTTTTGTCTTTCTCTATGGGGTAATTTCCTATATTATCTTTTTGATAACCTTTCTCTATGCTTTGGGATTTGTCGGGAATATTCTTGTGCCAAAATCCATTGATGCTGAGGCTCAAATTTCTTTTTTACCAGCTTTATTACTCGATACTTTGTTATTAGGAATTTTTGCCCTACAACATAGTGTGATGGCCCGAAAAGAATTCAAAGCTTGGTGGACAAAGTTGATTCCTCAACCGATAGAAAGAAGCACCTATGTGTTATTTTCAAGTTTAGCTTTATTATTGATTTTTTGGCAATGGCAACCTTTGGGGGGAGTTATTTGGAATATTGAGCAATTGTGGGGACAGATTATTTTATTGTCTTTATTTGGTTTGGGTTGGTTAATTGTCCTTGTTTCCACCTTTTTAATCAATCATTTTGATTTATTTGGACTGCGACAAGTTTATCTCTATTTACAAGGGAAAAATTACACCCATTTAGAATTCAAAACACCTGCCTTTTATAACTATGTACGACACCCCCTTTATGTGGGTTGGTTACTTGCTTTTTGGATGACACCTAAAATGACGGTAACACATTTATTGTTTGCCATTATAACAACCCTGTATATTTTAATTGCCATTCAATTTGAGGAAAAAGATTTAGTTGAAATTCATGGCGAAACCTATGAAAATTACCGTCGTAAAGTTCCCATGTTGATTCCTTTTTTCGGCAAAAAAGCAAGTTAACTTACATTCATTAATGTAGAGATAATTCATGAATTGCCTCTACAGGGTAATCGGTTAATGAGAACTACCATATTTTATCGTCAAAAAATATGTTAATTTAGATCATGCTTAGTCTTTTCAAGGAGAAATACCGTGATTGAACCCTTACTCTTAGGCATTGTTTTAGGTCTTATCCCTATCACCTTAGCAGGATTATTTGTTGCTGCTTATTTGCAATACAAACGGGGTAATCAGTTAAACCTCGATTAAAAGGACATCGGGACAAGTTCGCTCTTTTTAACCCTTGTCCCCCCAAAATTTAGAGAAATCCAAGGTAAAATTATCCGTTGCTGTCAAAATTGCCTGACGACCAGATTTTTCACCATAAAGCAGTTGCATCGTTAAATAAGCGGGTGGTAGATAGGGCAACTTTTCCGGCCATTCAATCACTGTAATTCCTGGGACAACCTCGAACCCTTCCCAATACTGTTCTACATATAACCCTTCAACCCCTTCCGGTTGCAAACGATATAAATCCAAATGATATAAGGGTAAGCGTCCTTGAGGGTACTCATTGACTAAGGTAAAAGTGGGACTAACAATCGAGTCTGTAATGCCTAACCCTTCCCCGATACCTTGTACCAAGGTAGTTTTACCAGCACCTAATGTCCCTTGAAGCAACAACACAGTACCCGAAGGCAAACATTGCCCTAATTGCTTCCCCAGTGCCTGAGTTGCCTCAGCATCCGGTAAGATCATGGTCTTGACACTCATTTCTCACTATACCAGCGTAATAAAACCCTTGCTAGACGTTGAGGATGATGACGAACCTTTCCCGTATTGGGATCTTCTTCCATCACATTCGCTAAGATGATACGATAGCCCAATTTCACCACGTCTTCTCGATCTAAAAAGACAGGATGACAGTTTTCTTGAGCATAACGTTTTAAGGCATAAGGAGAAGGAGGAAGACGTTGTGCTAACACTGCATCAATCAACCCTTGGCCACAAATGCGCTCAATAGCTTCAATATGATTAGCCACAGTATACCCTTCCGTTTCCCCTGGTTGGGTCATAATATTGCAAACATAAATACGAGGCACTTTAACCTTCATCAATGCTTCCTTAATCTCAGGAACCAGAAGATTAGGAATGACGCTAGTATATAAACTGCCTGGGCCAATAACAATATAATCTGCTTCTTCGATTGCTTGTAAAGCTGCGGGTAAAGCAGGAGGGTTAGCAGGAAGACAACCCAGATGACGAATTTTTCCCCCGGCTTCCGTAATACGGGACTCCCCTTCAATTAAACGGCCATCATCTAATTCTGCCCAAAGACGGACATCACTGAGGGTTGCGGGTAATACCTTACCCCGAATGGCCAAGACTTTAGAACTTGCTGCGATCGCCTTTTCAAAATCTCCTCCCATCACCTCTGTCATCGCGGTTAGGAATAAATTGCCAAAACTGTGGCCCGTCAGGCCATCCCCTGCTTCAAAGCGATATTGAAACAATTCCGTCAACAATTTTTCTTCATCAGCCAAAGCGGCCACACAGTTACGAATATCCCCAGGAGGCAAAACCCCAATTTCCTCTCTCAGTCGTCCTGAAGATCCCCCATCATCGGCTACGGTGACAATAGCAGTAATATTAGCACTATACTGCTTTAAACCCCGCAATAGGGTTGATAGTCCCGTTCCACCACCAATGGCCGCAATTTTGGGGCCACGATGTAAACGACGATGGGCCAAAAGGCGATCGACTAATTCTCCATCCCCTTCTGGGAAAGCTTCTGTAATAGAACCCACCGTGCGGCTTTGACCCCACAATAACAAAAAGATTCCTAAAATCAGAGCTAAAGGGCCAGAAATGTAACTGGGAACATAATTGGAGATAGCTTGTAGGAGTTGAGAAATTAATTCTAAGAGACGGTTGACTGGGGTGAGTTTTACCCAGATAGCAAGTCCGAGAAAGGTTAAAACTAGGCCAGTTGCACTAATCAGTAACCAACGTTTGACAAAGAGGCCAGGGGATAGCCATTTAAACCAGAGGTTTACTTGTTTGGGGGTTCTTTGGCCAACGGTTGCCCATTTTCGCTGTTCTGTTTTTAGCTTGCGTATCGCTTGTTTTAAGGGACTGATAGACATAGATCATGATCGCCAGATAAATCTTATGGGAGAAAGTTTAAAATAAGGGGTTTAAGGAAATTAGCATAAAAAGCCAGATTTTAAAACCGAGTTGCGTCAAGATGTTGCGTCAAGATACAGAATCATCGGGTTTGGGTTTATTGTATGTCAGATGTTGGAAAAAATGCTAAGGGAGTATTTGAGTCGCTGTGAAAAGCAGGGGGAGAGTCCAACCATGAAGATAACTACATTTAAGTTTAAGTTAGCCATCAACTTGCAAGACTTTAATTGTTCATAAAAATTATTCCCACAAACGCCGACGAGAAGGGCCATTTAAGCGTTCATGAGCATTTTTCAATAACCGAGGAATCTCTAAATTTTCAGGGCAACGAGGCAAGCAATCACCGCATTCTGTACAACGATTTCCCTTATTTCCCGGAAACCAATGACCCGCATTTTCTAACATTCGATATCGATATTGACCATAAGTTGTCATCCCATAAGCAACGGCTAAATTTCTCAACCGCAAAATCTCAGGAATATTAATATTTTCAGGACAAGGTAAACATTGATAACATTGACGACAGTGATCGCTATTTAGGACATTTTCTAAATGACTTTCTAATGCTTGTAATTTATTTATCTCTACCTCAGTTAACTCATTATCTTGCTCAAATAATGGTACAATGGACGCAAATTCTCTAGGATTTGCTGGCCCCATACTCAAGGTGTTAATGCGGCGATCACT contains these protein-coding regions:
- the pgeF gene encoding peptidoglycan editing factor PgeF, which produces MVSHLISDRQTQTPIWQWQAGDSLPYLTCSLLQAWPHGFFTQPFYPRTPESLTEILHPEAIAYRLKQVHGNRVLTPAEIAAEGLNEGFSSADGLIANQAKQSIWVASADCTPVLIGDVETGNIAALHAGWRGTAQRIVPEAIARLQVWGSSLENLRIALGPAISGEVYQVSIEVAAEVGASLFKKEEIDGLESILTPLQAVSAPPILPDPEVGKVRLDVRRVNQLQLEQLGIEPEQIAIAPYCTYQSPSHFFSYRRTQEKKVQWSGIVKDC
- the mddA gene encoding methanethiol S-methyltransferase translates to MQTQPTVNSFNLGRIFVFLYGVISYIIFLITFLYALGFVGNILVPKSIDAEAQISFLPALLLDTLLLGIFALQHSVMARKEFKAWWTKLIPQPIERSTYVLFSSLALLLIFWQWQPLGGVIWNIEQLWGQIILLSLFGLGWLIVLVSTFLINHFDLFGLRQVYLYLQGKNYTHLEFKTPAFYNYVRHPLYVGWLLAFWMTPKMTVTHLLFAIITTLYILIAIQFEEKDLVEIHGETYENYRRKVPMLIPFFGKKAS
- the petG gene encoding cytochrome b6-f complex subunit V, which codes for MIEPLLLGIVLGLIPITLAGLFVAAYLQYKRGNQLNLD
- the tsaE gene encoding tRNA (adenosine(37)-N6)-threonylcarbamoyltransferase complex ATPase subunit type 1 TsaE translates to MSVKTMILPDAEATQALGKQLGQCLPSGTVLLLQGTLGAGKTTLVQGIGEGLGITDSIVSPTFTLVNEYPQGRLPLYHLDLYRLQPEGVEGLYVEQYWEGFEVVPGITVIEWPEKLPYLPPAYLTMQLLYGEKSGRQAILTATDNFTLDFSKFWGDKG
- a CDS encoding gluconeogenesis factor YvcK family protein, whose amino-acid sequence is MSISPLKQAIRKLKTEQRKWATVGQRTPKQVNLWFKWLSPGLFVKRWLLISATGLVLTFLGLAIWVKLTPVNRLLELISQLLQAISNYVPSYISGPLALILGIFLLLWGQSRTVGSITEAFPEGDGELVDRLLAHRRLHRGPKIAAIGGGTGLSTLLRGLKQYSANITAIVTVADDGGSSGRLREEIGVLPPGDIRNCVAALADEEKLLTELFQYRFEAGDGLTGHSFGNLFLTAMTEVMGGDFEKAIAASSKVLAIRGKVLPATLSDVRLWAELDDGRLIEGESRITEAGGKIRHLGCLPANPPALPAALQAIEEADYIVIGPGSLYTSVIPNLLVPEIKEALMKVKVPRIYVCNIMTQPGETEGYTVANHIEAIERICGQGLIDAVLAQRLPPSPYALKRYAQENCHPVFLDREDVVKLGYRIILANVMEEDPNTGKVRHHPQRLARVLLRWYSEK